Proteins encoded within one genomic window of Brassica rapa cultivar Chiifu-401-42 chromosome A09, CAAS_Brap_v3.01, whole genome shotgun sequence:
- the LOC103837073 gene encoding zinc finger protein CONSTANS-LIKE 4 codes for MASKLCDSCKSATAALYCRPDAAFLCLSCDSKVHAANKLASRHARVWMCEVCEQAPAHVTCKADAAALCVTCDRDIHSANPLARRHERVPVTPFYDSVSGTDGSGKHTAVNFLNDCYFTDLDGNVSREEEEEEAASWLLPNPKTTAPAVPGDSPEMNTGQGFMFPDLDLDYGTVDPKLESQEPNSSGTDGVVPVETRRVGVPTVNENCYDLDFTGGSKGVITYGHNCISHSVSSSSLEVGVVPDGGSVADVSYPFGGPATSGTDPVTQRAVPLTSAEREARVMRYREKRKNRKFEKTIRYASRKAYAEMRPRIKGRFAKRTDTNESNDVVGHGGMFSGFGLVPTF; via the exons atggCGTCAAAGCTCTGCGACTCGTGCAAATCAGCGACCGCGGCGTTGTACTGCCGTCCAGACGCGGCGTTTCTGTGTCTCAGCTGCGACTCGAAGGTCCACGCGGCGAACAAGCTTGCGTCGAGACACGCCCGCGTGTGGATGTGCGAAGTGTGCGAGCAAGCGCCAGCTCACGTCACGTGCAAGGCGGACGCGGCTGCTCTCTGCGTCACGTGCGACCGAGACATCCACTCCGCTAACCCTTTGGCTCGCCGTCACGAGCGAGTCCCCGTCACGCCTTTCTACGATTCCGTCTCCGGCACCGACGGCTCCGGCAAGCACACAGCCGTCAACTTCCTCAACGACTGTTACTTCACCGATCTAGACGGAAATGTAAGccgtgaggaggaggaggaggaggcggcGTCGTGGCTGCTTCCGAATCCGAAGACGACGGCGCCGGCGGTACCGGGAGATAGCCCGGAGATGAACACGGGTCAAGGGTTCATGTTCccggatctggatctggattaCGGGACTGTTGATCCGAAGCTGGAGTCTCAGGAGCCGAACAGCTCCGGCACCGACGGTGTGGTTCCGGTGGAGACTCGGAGGGTTGGAGTCCCGACGGTGAACGAGAACTGCTACGACTTAGATTTCACCGGAGGATCCAAAGGCGTTATTACGTACGGACACAACTGCATCAGCCACAGT GTATCATCATCGTCGTTGGAAGTGGGAGTGGTGCCAGATGGCGGCTCTGTGGCCGACGTTTCGTACCCTTTCGGTGGTCCTGCAACCAGTGGAACCGATCCTGTAACTCAGCGAGCTGTTCCACTAACGTCAGCGGAGAGAGAGGCGAGAGTGATGAGGTAcagagagaagaggaagaacaggAAGTTTGAGAAGACAATAAGGTATGCTTCGAGGAAAGCATATGCGGAGATGAGGCCAAGGATCAAGGGACGGTTTGCTAAGAGGACGGATACGAATGAGAGCAATGACGTTGTTGGTCATGGCGGTATGTTTAGCGGGTTTGGACTTGTACCTACATTTTAG
- the LOC103837074 gene encoding protein ENHANCED DISEASE RESISTANCE 2-like codes for MNQTESSANENNPKPSITGETSAVPEWITETINGGSLRHVDLHTGINGWASPPGDVFSLRSTNYFTNKQKSPGGDYLLSPAGVDWLKSTTKLDNLLARPDNRVAHSLRQAQARGQSQNSFIFAVNFQVSGKEHYNLVFYFATEEPIPSDSVLKRFIDGDDTFRNQRLKLVSQIVKGPWIVKAAAGQFGAFLVGKTVSCTYHRGPNYFEIDVDTGSWAILSAFVRLLLGYARSFTVDVGLVIEAQTEDELPERLIGAVRMCHVELASAFVVQPLASEPCLMMGSAE; via the coding sequence ATGAACCAAACCGAAAGCTCTGCCAACGAGAATAATCCCAAACCGTCCATAACCGGAGAAACATCCGCCGTACCGGAATGGATAACCGAGACTATCAACGGTGGATCGCTCCGCCACGTCGATCTCCATACAGGAATCAACGGCTGGGCTTCACCTCCAGGCGACGTCTTCTCTCTCCGCTCCACCAACTACTTCACAAACAAACAGAAATCTCCCGGCGGAGACTACCTCCTCTCTCCCGCCGGCGTTGACTGGCTCAAATCCACCACGAAACTCGACAACCTCCTCGCTCGTCCCGACAACCGCGTAGCTCACTCCCTCAGACAAGCCCAAGCTCGCGGCCAATCACAAAACAGCTTCATCTTCGCCGTGAACTTCCAAGTTTCAGGCAAAGAACACTACAACTTGGTGTTCTACTTCGCAACAGAAGAACCAATCCCCTCAGACTCTGTCCTGAAACGGTTCATCGACGGAGACGATACGTTCCGTAACCAGAGACTCAAGCTAGTTAGCCAGATCGTGAAAGGGCCATGGATAGTTAAAGCGGCGGCAGGGCAGTTCGGGGCGTTCCTTGTCGGAAAGACAGTTTCGTGTACTTACCATAGAGGACCAAACTACTTCGAGATCGATGTCGATACAGGTAGCTGGGCGATCTTGTCGGCGTTTGTCCGGCTGCTTTTGGGGTACGCCAGGAGCTTTACGGTCGACGTTGGCTTGGTTATCGAGGCGCAAACGGAGGATGAGCTGCCGGAGAGACTGATCGGAGCTGTTAGAATGTGTCATGTGGAGCTGGCGTCGGCATTTGTGGTCCAGCCGCTGGCATCGGAGCCGTGCTTAATGATGGGTTCGGCGGAGTAG